A window of the Halichoerus grypus chromosome 2, mHalGry1.hap1.1, whole genome shotgun sequence genome harbors these coding sequences:
- the LOC118525768 gene encoding olfactory receptor 1D2, with amino-acid sequence MDGSNHSGVSEFLLLGLSESPEQQRVLFWMFLSMYLVTVLGNVLIILAISFDPRMHTPMYFFLANLSFTDLFFVTSTIPKMLVSLQAQNKAISYAGCLTQLYFLVSLVALDNLILATMAYDRYVAICRPLHYTTAMSPGLCVLLLTLCWALSVLYGLTHTLLMTRVTFCGSQKIHYIFCEMYVLLRLACSNTQVNHTALIATGCFIFLTPLGFMIMSYARIVKAILRIPSATGKYKAFSTCASHLAVVSLFYGTLGMVYLQPLQTYSMKDSVATVMYAVVTPMMNPFIYSLRNKDMHGALGRLLLRKPLQRLI; translated from the coding sequence ATGGATGGAAGCAATCACAGTGGCGTCTCTGAGTTCCTGCTCCTAGGGCTCTCAGAGAGTCCTGAGCAGCAGCGGGTCCTGTTCTGGATGTTCCTGTCCATGTACCTGGTCACAGTGCTGGGAAATGTGCTCATCATCCTGGCCATCAGCTTTGATCCCCGCATGCACActcccatgtacttcttcctggcCAACCTCTCCTTCACAGACCTCTTCTTTGTCACCAGTACAATCCCCAAGATGCTGGTGAGCCTCCAGGCTCAGAACAAAGCCATCTCCTATGCGGGGTGTCTAACACAGCTCTACTTCCTGGTCTCCTTGGTGGCCCTGGACAACCTCATCCTGGCCACAATGGCATATGACCGCTATGTGGCCATCTGCCGCCCCCTCCACTACACCACGGCCATGAGCCCTGGGCTCTGTGTTTTGCTCCTCACCTTGTGTTGGGCACTTTCTGTCCTTTATGGCCTCACCCATACCCTCCTCATGACCAGGGTGACATTTTGTGGTTCTCAGAAGATCCACTACATCTTCTGTGAGATGTACGTCCTGCTGAGGCTCGCATGTTCCAACACCCAAGTCAATCACACAGCGCTGATTGCTACAGGTTGCTTTATCTTCCTCACCCCCTTAGGGTTCATGATCATGTCCTATGCCCGAATTGTCAAAGCCATCCTCCGAATACCCTCAGCCACTGGGAAGTACAAAGCTTTCTCCACCTGTGCCTCCCATTTGGCTGTGGTGTCCCTCTTCTATGGGACGCTTGGTATGGTATATCTGCAGCCCCTCCAAACGTACTCCATGAAGGACTCAGTAGCCACAGTGATGTATGCTGTGGTGACCCCCATGATGAACCCTTTCATCTACAGCCTGAGGAACAAGGACATGCATGGGGCTCTGGGAAGACTGCTCCTAAGGAAACCCCTCCAGAGGTTGATCTGA
- the LOC118525773 gene encoding olfactory receptor 3A2-like gives MDPEVRANRTSVTEFILLGLLETEQLQSVVFVIFFFAYLVTVGGNLSILAAILVEPKLHTPMYFFLGNLSVLDVGCITVTVPLMLARLLSHKHRVPYGACLTQLFFFHLLAGMDCFLLTVMAYDRFLAICQPLTYSTRMSQTVQRILVSVSWALGFTNALNHTIALNTLNFCGPNVINHFYCDLPQLFQLSCSSTQLNELLLFVAAAFMAVAPLVLITVSYAHVAVAVLRIRSVEGRKKAFSTCGSHLTVVCLFYGTGIFNYMRLGSEESSDKDKGVGVFNTVINPMLNPLIYSLRNPDVQGALWRVLVGRQSLT, from the coding sequence ATGGATCCAGAAGTTAGAGCCAACAGGACGTCTGTTACTGAGTTCATTCTACTGGGCCTACTAGAAACAGAACAGCTGCAGTCTGTGGTCTTTGTAATCTTCTTCTTTGCCTACCTGGTCACAGTCGGAGGCAACCTCAGCATCCTGGCTGCCATCTTGGTGGAGCCCAAActccacacccccatgtacttcttcctgggGAACCTATCAGTGCTGGATGTTGGGTGCATCACCGTCACTGTTCCCTTGATGTTGGCTCGTCTCCTGTCCCACAAGCATAGAGTTCCCTACGGAGCCTGCCTCACacaacttttcttctttcatcttctgGCTGGGATGGACTGCTTTCTGTTGACAGTCATGGCCTATGACCGATTCCTGGCCATCTGCCAGCCCCTTACCTACAGCACTCGAATGAGCCAGACAGTCCAGAGGATATTGGTGTCTGTGTCCTGGGCTTTAGGTTTTACCAATGCACTAAATCACACCATTGCCCTAAATACCCTCAACTTCTGTGGTCCCAATGTGATCAATCACTTCTACTGTGACCTCCCACAGCTCTTCCAGCTCTCCTGCTCCAGCACCCAGCTCAACGAGCTGTTGCTCTTTGTCGCAGCAGCCTTCATGGCTGTAGCCCCCTTGGTCCTCATCACTGTGTCCTATGCACACGTGGCAGTTGCAGTCCTACGAATCCGTTCAgtggaaggcaggaagaaggcCTTTTCCACATGTGGCTCCCACCTCACTGTGGTTTGCCTCTTCTATGGTACTGGTATCTTCAACTACATGCGTCTTGGTTCTGAGGAGTCTTCGGACAAGGATAAAGGGGTTGGGGTCTTTAACACTGTTATCAATCCCATGCTGAACCCACTTATCTACAGCCTTAGAAATCCTGATGTCCAGGGTGCCCTGTGGCGAGTACTTGTGGGGAGGCAGTCACTAACCTAA